A single region of the Salipaludibacillus sp. LMS25 genome encodes:
- a CDS encoding YlxQ family RNA-binding protein, with protein sequence MTQWSSLLGLMQRASKLITGEELVVKAIQNKKAYHVIIASDASENTRKKITDKCHYYKIPYTLFENRLTIGQAIGKSERVAVAIIDKGFATKFRSIIE encoded by the coding sequence ATGACGCAATGGTCGTCCCTACTAGGTCTTATGCAAAGGGCTAGCAAACTTATTACAGGAGAAGAACTGGTCGTCAAAGCGATACAAAATAAAAAAGCTTATCATGTGATTATCGCGTCCGATGCTTCTGAGAACACAAGAAAAAAAATAACTGATAAATGTCACTATTATAAAATTCCTTATACACTTTTTGAAAATAGATTGACGATCGGTCAAGCGATTGGAAAAAGTGAACGTGTCGCCGTAGCCATCATTGATAAAGGATTTGCAACAAAATTTCGCTCAATTATTGAGTAA
- the rnpM gene encoding RNase P modulator RnpM: protein MKKKTPLRKCVITQEMKPKKELIRIVRSPEGEVFIDHTSKKSGRGAYISNDAVVIKEAQKKNALARHLKATVPDSIYEDLLKLSGESRP, encoded by the coding sequence ATGAAAAAGAAAACACCTCTTCGTAAATGTGTTATTACCCAAGAAATGAAACCGAAAAAAGAACTTATTAGAATCGTTCGATCACCTGAAGGAGAAGTCTTTATTGACCATACATCAAAAAAGTCTGGACGAGGTGCTTATATCTCAAATGACGCAGTGGTGATCAAGGAAGCACAAAAAAAGAATGCTTTAGCGCGACATTTAAAGGCCACGGTTCCAGATTCTATTTATGAAGATTTGCTAAAACTAAGTGGAGAGAGCCGGCCATGA
- the nusA gene encoding transcription termination factor NusA encodes MNSEFMDALATIEKDKGIDKEIILEAIEQALITGYKRNFNSAQNVRVDIDRQTGVIRVFARKEVVEEVFDARLEISVNEAKGMNPLYDVDDVVEIEVTPRDFGRIAAQTAKQVVTQRVREAERGIIYSDFIDREEDIMTGIVQRQDHRFIYVDLGRVEALMPVGEQMPNETYRHNDRIKAYITKVEKTTKGPQIMISRTHPGLLKRLFELEVPEIYDGTVEVKAVSREAGERSKISVHAEDEDVDPVGSCVGPKGQRVQTIVNELKGEKIDIVKWSEDPKIYVANALSPSKVLQVTVNEEEKMTQVVVPDYQLSLAIGKRGQNARLAAKLTGWKIDIKSQTDAEELGLYNADGPLIKEDAYEEADDTQPDWDELERQGKDTSEPIYDNDLMINDEEDQDR; translated from the coding sequence ATGAATAGTGAATTTATGGATGCATTAGCCACCATTGAAAAGGACAAGGGGATAGATAAGGAAATTATACTTGAAGCGATTGAGCAAGCGTTAATTACAGGTTACAAGCGAAACTTTAACTCAGCGCAAAATGTTCGTGTAGATATTGATCGACAAACGGGTGTTATTCGAGTATTTGCTAGAAAAGAAGTGGTGGAAGAAGTCTTCGATGCAAGGTTAGAGATTTCTGTGAACGAAGCTAAAGGAATGAATCCCCTTTATGATGTCGATGATGTGGTGGAAATTGAGGTGACACCAAGAGACTTCGGCCGAATCGCTGCTCAAACAGCGAAGCAAGTCGTCACACAACGAGTAAGAGAAGCAGAACGGGGCATTATTTATTCCGATTTTATCGATCGTGAAGAAGACATTATGACGGGTATTGTTCAGCGTCAAGATCATCGTTTCATTTACGTCGATTTGGGGCGGGTTGAGGCTTTAATGCCTGTTGGAGAACAAATGCCAAACGAGACTTATCGGCACAACGACCGTATTAAAGCTTATATAACAAAAGTGGAAAAGACGACGAAAGGTCCGCAAATTATGATTTCTCGAACCCACCCTGGACTCCTTAAGCGCCTGTTCGAATTGGAAGTTCCTGAAATTTATGATGGGACAGTTGAAGTAAAGGCCGTTTCTCGTGAAGCGGGTGAACGCTCTAAAATTTCCGTCCATGCTGAAGATGAAGACGTAGATCCAGTAGGATCATGTGTAGGGCCTAAAGGTCAACGGGTTCAAACGATTGTAAACGAATTAAAAGGTGAAAAAATTGATATAGTAAAATGGTCAGAAGACCCTAAAATATATGTGGCGAACGCTTTAAGCCCTTCGAAAGTTTTACAAGTCACTGTGAATGAAGAGGAAAAAATGACGCAAGTGGTAGTGCCTGATTATCAATTATCTCTAGCCATTGGTAAACGAGGACAGAATGCCCGTCTTGCAGCTAAATTAACTGGATGGAAAATTGATATTAAAAGCCAAACTGACGCTGAAGAATTAGGACTTTATAATGCGGATGGCCCTTTGATTAAAGAAGATGCCTATGAAGAAGCTGATGATACGCAACCAGATTGGGATGAGTTAGAGCGTCAAGGAAAAGATACAAGTGAACCTATTTACGACAATGATCTCATGATTAATGACGAAGAAGATCAAGATCGTTAA
- the rimP gene encoding ribosome maturation factor RimP — protein sequence MAESIQSTVEQLVQPILEELSLELVDVEFQKEGKSWFLRVYIDSDNGVDLDDCTSVSERVSELLDEHDPIEQAYYLEVSSPGAERPLKKEKDLENAIGKNVFITTYAPINGEKAFEGKLAQFDGETLTIETKLKTRIVPVNIPYNKVAKARLAVVF from the coding sequence ATGGCAGAATCGATTCAATCCACAGTCGAACAACTCGTTCAACCAATTCTAGAGGAACTATCATTGGAGCTTGTAGATGTAGAATTTCAAAAAGAAGGAAAAAGTTGGTTTTTGAGAGTCTATATCGATAGTGATAATGGCGTAGATTTGGATGATTGTACCTCAGTAAGTGAGCGCGTAAGCGAGTTATTAGATGAGCACGACCCTATTGAACAAGCCTATTATTTGGAAGTATCTTCTCCAGGAGCCGAAAGGCCATTAAAAAAAGAAAAAGACTTGGAAAATGCAATAGGAAAAAATGTGTTCATAACGACTTATGCACCAATTAATGGTGAAAAAGCCTTTGAAGGTAAACTGGCACAATTTGATGGGGAAACTTTAACGATTGAGACTAAATTAAAGACCCGAATCGTGCCTGTGAACATTCCTTATAATAAAGTGGCAAAAGCAAGATTGGCTGTCGTTTTTTAA
- a CDS encoding PolC-type DNA polymerase III produces the protein MNDELKIRQERFKLLMEQVVMPDELITNYLQGAHINKLDVYTKTKRWHFEFCLPDVLPFQAFEVFKSRIVQSLAHIATVDFTLTYEAEVDLKNHLAAYWPFIVETLRASTNGLIRRLQEQTPVTEGRKITIAVLNETEAEMVQRRVNEPLQLVCQELGFGQVELAVAIKESQEAMARFAEQKKEEDHHKVVEAMMEKQKQQEQAKDLKHQVDVSMGVTIKDEPQPIRTIVEEERRITIQGYVFEAETKELKSGRTLLTFKVTDYTDSLTVKMFSNGKEDVPVFESVSKGMWLKVRGSVQMDTFIRDLVMMAKDFNQVTPPVKQDKAPEGEKRVELHLHSPMSQMDAVTPMGAYVEQAKKWGHDAIGITDHSVLQSFPDAYGAGKKHDVKILYGVEANLVDDGVPIAYNPTDRPLLDATYVVFDVETTGLSAVYNTIIELAAVKVKNGEIIDKFESFANPHEKLSPLIIDLTGITDDMVETAPEVDDVLKDFHKWMGDDILVAHNASFDMGFLNAGYQRIGYNKVPNPVIDTLELGRLLYPTFKNHRLNTLCKKFNIELVSHHRAIYDAEATGHLLWKMVKDANEKEITIHAQLNEQTSTDDYKKQRPTHCIIYAKNNTGLKNLYKLVSLSHINYFYRMPRIPRSELIKHREGLIIGSGCDRGEVFEAMMQKSPEEVEEAAKFYDYLEIQPPSNYHHLVEKEIVRDELAIKDIIKNIIALGDKLGKKVVATGNVHYLQPEDYIYRKILIASQGGANPLNKQTLPQVHFRSTDEMLDCFSFLTNEKAKEVVVTNTQAIANEIDEIKPVPDDLFTPHIEGADEEIRDICYTRAKSIYGEELPQLVVDRLEKELTSIISNGFSVIYLISQKLVKKSLQDGYLVGSRGSVGSSFVATMMEITEVNPLPPHYVCPSCHHSYFFNDGSVGSGFDLPDKSCENCDAAYKKDGHDIPFETFLGFKGDKVPDIDLNFSGDYQPVAHNYTKELFGEEYVYRAGTIGTVAEKTAYGYVKGYESDEQIQLRGAEIDRLVSGCTGVKRTTGQHPGGIIVVPDHLDIYDFSPIQFPADDRESEWKTTHFDFHSIHDNLLKLDILGHDDPTVIRMLQDLSGIDPKDIPVDDPEVFKLFGGTEALGVTEDQIMCKTGTYGIPEFGTRFVRQMLEETKPTTFSELVQISGLSHGTDVWLNNAADLIANGTCVLKDVIGCRDDIMVYLIYKGLEDSLAFKIMEFVRKGKGLQEEWIEEMKKHGVPDWYIGSCLKIKYMFPKAHAAAYVLMAIRIAYFKVHHPILFYAAYFTVRADDFELETMTRGSATIRKRIEEIYQKGLEATPKEKNLVTVLELALEMCERGFSFQKVDLYKSKASEFLVDGDSLIPPFNALTGVGTNAAINIEKARENGEFLSKEDLRQRSKITKTVLENLDEHGCLEGMPESNQLSLF, from the coding sequence ATGAACGACGAGCTGAAAATCAGGCAAGAACGCTTTAAGCTATTAATGGAACAAGTCGTCATGCCTGATGAACTCATAACGAATTACTTACAAGGTGCCCACATTAATAAGCTTGACGTTTACACGAAAACAAAACGATGGCACTTTGAATTTTGCCTGCCGGATGTTTTGCCATTCCAAGCGTTTGAGGTATTCAAAAGTCGTATCGTACAAAGCCTTGCCCATATTGCAACCGTCGACTTTACATTGACGTATGAGGCAGAAGTAGATTTGAAAAACCATTTAGCTGCGTACTGGCCATTTATCGTAGAGACATTACGGGCTTCAACAAACGGATTAATTCGGCGGTTGCAAGAACAAACACCTGTAACTGAAGGACGAAAAATAACGATTGCTGTTTTAAATGAGACTGAAGCTGAAATGGTACAGCGTCGTGTAAACGAGCCTTTGCAACTTGTTTGCCAGGAACTTGGGTTTGGACAAGTTGAGCTTGCAGTAGCAATAAAAGAATCTCAAGAAGCGATGGCCCGCTTTGCTGAGCAAAAGAAAGAAGAAGATCATCACAAAGTGGTTGAAGCGATGATGGAAAAACAAAAGCAGCAGGAGCAAGCAAAAGACCTGAAACATCAAGTGGACGTGTCGATGGGTGTAACGATTAAGGACGAGCCCCAACCGATCCGGACGATCGTTGAAGAAGAGCGAAGAATTACAATTCAAGGTTACGTATTTGAAGCTGAAACGAAAGAACTAAAGAGCGGTAGAACCCTTCTAACCTTCAAAGTGACAGATTATACAGATTCCCTCACAGTTAAAATGTTTTCTAATGGTAAAGAAGATGTTCCCGTCTTTGAATCTGTTAGTAAAGGCATGTGGTTAAAAGTTCGGGGAAGTGTGCAAATGGACACGTTCATTCGTGACCTTGTCATGATGGCTAAAGATTTTAATCAAGTGACACCGCCAGTAAAACAAGATAAAGCGCCTGAAGGTGAAAAACGTGTGGAATTGCATTTACATTCCCCTATGAGTCAAATGGACGCGGTTACCCCTATGGGTGCCTATGTAGAACAAGCTAAAAAATGGGGCCATGACGCCATCGGAATTACTGATCATTCCGTTTTGCAATCTTTTCCAGATGCTTATGGAGCAGGTAAGAAACACGATGTGAAAATTCTTTATGGCGTAGAAGCCAATCTAGTTGATGATGGCGTTCCTATTGCTTATAATCCAACGGACAGACCGCTGCTGGACGCCACATATGTCGTTTTTGACGTGGAAACAACTGGTTTATCAGCCGTCTACAATACGATTATTGAATTAGCTGCTGTTAAAGTTAAAAATGGAGAAATTATTGATAAATTTGAATCGTTCGCAAATCCTCATGAAAAATTAAGTCCGCTAATAATTGACCTAACGGGAATTACTGATGACATGGTAGAAACAGCACCAGAAGTAGACGATGTCCTTAAAGATTTTCATAAGTGGATGGGTGACGATATTTTAGTGGCACATAACGCAAGCTTTGATATGGGCTTCTTGAACGCAGGATATCAACGGATCGGTTATAATAAAGTGCCCAACCCAGTCATTGATACGCTAGAGCTTGGTAGATTGCTTTATCCTACTTTTAAAAATCATCGTTTAAACACGCTTTGTAAGAAGTTTAACATTGAGCTAGTTTCACATCACCGTGCGATCTATGATGCTGAAGCAACAGGGCACCTATTATGGAAAATGGTGAAAGATGCGAATGAAAAAGAGATCACTATCCATGCGCAATTGAATGAACAGACCTCTACTGACGATTATAAAAAACAACGTCCAACTCATTGTATTATTTATGCAAAGAATAACACTGGACTAAAAAATTTATATAAGCTTGTTTCATTATCGCATATCAATTATTTTTATAGGATGCCTCGTATTCCCCGGTCTGAACTCATTAAACACCGTGAAGGGTTAATTATCGGATCAGGATGTGATCGAGGAGAAGTATTTGAAGCGATGATGCAGAAGTCACCTGAGGAAGTTGAAGAAGCTGCCAAATTTTATGATTATCTCGAAATACAACCACCGTCCAATTATCATCATCTAGTAGAAAAAGAGATTGTAAGAGATGAACTAGCTATCAAAGATATTATTAAAAACATTATCGCACTAGGAGATAAACTCGGTAAAAAGGTTGTCGCTACAGGTAATGTTCATTATTTACAGCCTGAGGACTACATTTATCGAAAAATCTTAATTGCTTCCCAAGGCGGGGCAAATCCATTAAATAAGCAAACATTGCCACAAGTCCATTTCCGTTCAACAGACGAAATGCTGGATTGCTTCAGCTTTTTAACGAATGAAAAAGCGAAAGAAGTCGTCGTAACAAATACGCAAGCGATTGCTAATGAAATCGATGAGATCAAGCCTGTACCAGATGATTTATTTACTCCCCATATTGAAGGGGCAGATGAGGAAATTCGCGATATTTGTTATACAAGAGCGAAAAGCATCTACGGTGAAGAGTTACCACAACTCGTTGTGGATCGACTTGAAAAAGAATTAACGAGCATAATCAGTAATGGCTTTTCAGTTATTTATTTAATATCTCAAAAATTAGTGAAAAAATCTTTACAAGACGGCTATCTTGTTGGCTCACGTGGGTCAGTTGGTTCGAGCTTCGTTGCTACCATGATGGAGATCACGGAAGTCAATCCACTCCCACCACATTATGTATGCCCGTCGTGTCATCATTCTTATTTCTTTAACGATGGAAGTGTCGGTTCAGGATTTGACCTCCCTGATAAATCATGTGAAAACTGTGATGCAGCCTATAAAAAGGATGGCCATGATATTCCTTTTGAAACGTTCCTTGGATTTAAAGGGGATAAAGTGCCTGATATCGACTTAAACTTCTCGGGAGATTATCAGCCTGTCGCCCATAATTACACGAAGGAATTATTTGGCGAAGAATATGTTTACCGAGCAGGGACAATAGGTACGGTAGCAGAGAAAACAGCTTATGGATACGTGAAAGGGTATGAAAGTGATGAACAAATTCAGCTCCGTGGGGCAGAGATAGACCGTCTTGTTTCAGGGTGTACGGGCGTAAAACGAACAACAGGACAGCACCCAGGGGGGATCATCGTCGTTCCAGATCATTTAGACATTTATGATTTTTCTCCAATTCAATTTCCAGCTGATGATCGTGAATCAGAATGGAAGACGACTCATTTCGATTTCCATTCAATTCATGATAATTTATTGAAATTGGATATTTTAGGTCATGATGATCCAACCGTGATACGTATGTTACAAGATTTAAGTGGCATAGATCCTAAAGACATTCCTGTTGATGACCCTGAAGTATTTAAACTTTTCGGAGGAACAGAAGCATTAGGCGTAACGGAAGATCAGATTATGTGTAAGACAGGGACATATGGCATACCAGAATTCGGCACGCGTTTTGTGCGCCAAATGCTAGAGGAAACGAAACCGACGACCTTTAGTGAACTTGTCCAAATTTCAGGCCTATCCCACGGCACAGATGTGTGGCTTAACAATGCGGCAGACCTTATTGCAAATGGTACTTGTGTGCTAAAAGATGTTATCGGCTGTCGGGACGATATCATGGTCTATCTTATTTATAAAGGGCTGGAAGACTCTCTTGCATTTAAAATTATGGAGTTTGTTCGTAAAGGCAAAGGGCTTCAAGAAGAATGGATAGAGGAAATGAAAAAACACGGTGTACCAGACTGGTATATCGGCTCGTGTTTAAAAATAAAATATATGTTCCCGAAGGCGCATGCTGCGGCCTACGTTCTCATGGCAATTCGAATTGCTTATTTCAAAGTTCATCACCCTATTTTATTTTACGCCGCTTACTTTACCGTGAGAGCAGATGACTTTGAACTAGAGACAATGACGCGAGGGTCGGCCACTATCCGGAAACGAATTGAGGAAATCTACCAAAAAGGCCTTGAGGCCACGCCAAAAGAAAAAAACCTTGTGACGGTGCTAGAACTGGCATTGGAAATGTGTGAAAGAGGATTTTCTTTCCAAAAGGTGGATTTGTACAAATCAAAAGCATCGGAATTTCTTGTAGATGGGGACTCATTAATCCCACCTTTTAACGCCTTAACAGGTGTTGGCACCAATGCTGCCATAAATATCGAAAAAGCACGTGAAAACGGTGAATTTCTTTCCAAAGAAGACTTAAGACAACGAAGCAAAATTACAAAAACGGTTTTGGAAAATCTAGATGAGCATGGCTGTCTAGAAGGGATGCCTGAATCCAATCAATTATCGCTGTTTTAA
- a CDS encoding proline--tRNA ligase has product MRQSTYLAQTLRDIPSDAEVKSHQLMLRAGLIRQSTSGVYSFLPIGLKVLKKVENIVREEMDKAGAQEMLLPSIQPSELWKASGRWEEYGAELMRIKDRHDREFALGPTHEEVITAIVRDDVRSYKKLPMTVYQIQTKFRDERRPRFGILRGREFLMKDAYSFDTSFEGLDESYQKMYNAYCNIFTRCELNYRAVVADSGAMGGKDTHEFMVLSTVGEDTIAYSDSSDFAANIEIAPVTVAYEKSSDQPKALEKVETPSKKTIEEVANFLSVTKEDCIKSMLFLVDEKPVLVLVRGDHQVNEVKIKHLFEARSVELAGEADTKKWLNTEPGYIGPVNVGEKVTIIADKAVEVMVNAICGANEQDAHLTNVNPGRDFNVSKYADLRNIQEGDPSPDGKGTIKFKEGIEVGHVFKLGTKYSEALNAQFLDENGKTQPMVMGSYGIGVSRTVAAIIEEHHDEHGIVWPVSVAPFHIHLIPVNVKQEEQRKLSEELYESLNAKRYEVLYDDRAERPGVKFKDADLFGFPLRLTVGKKAEEGIVEVKVRKTGEMLEVHQDNLLETIENYI; this is encoded by the coding sequence TTGAGACAAAGTACGTATTTGGCACAAACGCTACGTGATATACCAAGTGATGCAGAAGTAAAAAGTCATCAGTTAATGTTAAGAGCAGGCTTGATCCGCCAAAGTACCTCAGGTGTGTATTCTTTCTTGCCAATTGGCTTAAAAGTGTTAAAAAAAGTAGAAAATATTGTGAGAGAAGAAATGGATAAAGCAGGAGCACAAGAGATGCTACTGCCTTCCATTCAACCTTCTGAACTTTGGAAAGCTTCAGGAAGATGGGAAGAGTATGGGGCTGAACTCATGCGGATAAAGGATAGACACGATAGAGAGTTTGCTCTAGGGCCTACCCATGAGGAAGTTATTACAGCTATCGTGCGTGATGACGTGCGGTCATACAAAAAGCTTCCGATGACGGTTTATCAAATACAAACGAAATTTCGTGATGAAAGAAGGCCGAGATTCGGTATTTTAAGAGGCCGAGAATTTCTAATGAAGGATGCCTATTCATTTGATACAAGCTTTGAAGGACTGGATGAAAGCTATCAAAAGATGTACAACGCCTATTGTAATATATTCACACGGTGTGAGTTGAATTATCGGGCTGTCGTAGCGGACTCTGGGGCAATGGGTGGAAAAGATACTCACGAATTTATGGTGCTTTCTACCGTGGGAGAAGACACGATTGCTTATTCGGATTCATCAGACTTTGCAGCTAATATCGAAATTGCACCTGTGACTGTGGCTTATGAAAAATCATCTGATCAGCCAAAAGCGCTTGAAAAAGTAGAGACACCTAGTAAGAAGACGATCGAAGAGGTGGCCAATTTTCTTTCTGTTACGAAAGAAGATTGCATTAAATCTATGTTATTTTTAGTTGATGAAAAACCTGTCCTCGTCCTTGTTCGTGGTGATCATCAGGTAAATGAAGTAAAAATTAAACATTTATTCGAGGCTCGTTCCGTTGAATTAGCTGGAGAAGCTGATACTAAAAAATGGTTAAACACAGAACCGGGGTACATAGGGCCAGTGAACGTAGGTGAAAAAGTGACCATTATTGCTGATAAAGCTGTGGAAGTGATGGTTAATGCTATTTGTGGTGCAAACGAACAAGATGCCCACTTAACTAACGTAAACCCAGGACGTGATTTTAACGTCTCTAAATATGCCGATCTCAGAAATATTCAAGAAGGTGATCCTTCTCCGGATGGTAAAGGAACAATTAAATTTAAGGAAGGCATTGAAGTGGGGCACGTCTTCAAACTAGGCACGAAATATAGTGAGGCCCTAAATGCCCAATTCCTTGATGAAAATGGCAAAACGCAACCGATGGTGATGGGATCTTATGGGATCGGTGTTTCACGGACAGTGGCTGCTATTATCGAAGAGCATCATGACGAACATGGTATCGTGTGGCCAGTAAGTGTAGCGCCATTTCATATTCATCTTATTCCTGTCAACGTTAAGCAAGAAGAACAACGAAAGCTTTCAGAAGAATTATACGAGAGTTTAAATGCTAAACGTTATGAGGTTCTATACGATGACCGTGCAGAACGACCAGGAGTAAAGTTTAAAGATGCAGACTTATTCGGCTTCCCTTTACGACTCACAGTTGGGAAAAAAGCTGAAGAGGGAATCGTTGAAGTAAAAGTGCGAAAAACGGGGGAAATGCTAGAAGTGCATCAGGATAACCTTCTAGAAACAATAGAGAACTATATTTAG